One window of the Haloarcula halobia genome contains the following:
- a CDS encoding cryptochrome/photolyase family protein, producing MTVWLRGDHLVRRRGPLTDRPDDRVVLVEATSFAQKLPYHPHKLTLVFSAMRHFRDELRDAGRTVDYYREETFADALEAHFEAHPGDELVTPAPVTERERDRLTELVAAAGGTVEFVADERFVCSPAQFDEWAGDADGYRHEDFYRFLRRETGYLMDGDRPVGGEWNYDDQNRETPPDDWTAPDPPSFEPDELTREVAVWVDQTCAGGYDEPPYGGDWADPGPFRWPVTRRQAVRALDDFVANRLAEFGPYQDAMRREEWAMSHSLLSTSINIGLLGPREVVERAIAAYEAGEAPRNSVEGFVRQVLGWREFLRHVYRREMPALAGANQLGAEEDLPPFYWTGETDMACLADVVDGVRTRGYAHHIERLMLLSNFGLVYGVEPVQLNRWFHAGFVDAFHWVTTPNVVEMGLFGAGVFATKPYAASANYVDRMSDYCSGCPYYKTKTTGEGACPFNALYWDFLDRNEERLRSNHRMGLVYSHLDDKDDDEREAIRERADRVRTMATRGDL from the coding sequence GTGACTGTCTGGCTCCGCGGTGACCACCTCGTTCGCCGCCGTGGCCCGCTGACGGACCGGCCGGACGACCGCGTCGTGCTCGTTGAGGCCACGTCGTTCGCGCAGAAGCTCCCCTACCATCCCCACAAACTCACGCTGGTGTTCAGCGCGATGCGACACTTCCGTGACGAACTCCGCGACGCTGGGCGGACCGTCGACTACTACCGCGAGGAGACGTTCGCCGACGCACTCGAGGCCCACTTCGAGGCACACCCCGGGGACGAGCTGGTGACGCCGGCACCGGTCACGGAGCGCGAGCGTGACCGCCTCACGGAACTGGTTGCGGCCGCCGGCGGGACTGTCGAGTTCGTCGCCGACGAGCGGTTCGTCTGCTCGCCGGCGCAGTTCGACGAGTGGGCCGGCGACGCGGACGGCTACCGTCACGAAGACTTCTACCGGTTCCTGCGCCGCGAGACGGGGTACCTGATGGACGGCGACCGACCGGTCGGCGGCGAGTGGAACTACGACGACCAGAACCGCGAGACACCGCCGGACGACTGGACGGCGCCGGACCCGCCGTCGTTCGAACCGGACGAGCTGACCAGGGAGGTCGCCGTGTGGGTCGACCAGACGTGTGCGGGTGGGTACGACGAACCGCCGTACGGCGGTGACTGGGCCGACCCCGGGCCGTTCCGGTGGCCGGTGACGCGACGGCAGGCCGTCCGGGCGCTGGACGACTTCGTCGCGAACCGCCTCGCAGAGTTCGGACCGTACCAGGACGCCATGCGCCGCGAGGAGTGGGCGATGAGCCACAGCCTCCTGTCGACGTCGATCAACATCGGGCTGCTCGGACCGCGAGAGGTGGTCGAACGAGCAATCGCGGCCTACGAGGCCGGTGAGGCGCCCCGCAACAGCGTCGAGGGGTTCGTCAGGCAGGTGCTGGGGTGGCGCGAGTTCCTCCGCCACGTCTACCGGCGCGAGATGCCCGCCCTCGCCGGGGCGAACCAGCTCGGCGCCGAGGAGGACCTGCCGCCGTTCTACTGGACCGGGGAGACGGACATGGCGTGTCTCGCTGACGTCGTCGATGGCGTCCGGACGCGGGGCTACGCTCACCACATCGAGCGCCTGATGTTGCTCTCTAACTTCGGGCTCGTCTACGGCGTCGAACCCGTCCAGCTCAACCGCTGGTTCCACGCGGGCTTCGTCGATGCCTTCCACTGGGTGACGACGCCGAACGTCGTCGAGATGGGGCTGTTCGGCGCGGGCGTCTTCGCGACGAAACCGTACGCCGCCTCGGCGAACTACGTCGACCGGATGAGCGACTACTGCTCGGGGTGTCCCTACTACAAGACCAAGACCACCGGAGAGGGTGCCTGTCCGTTCAACGCGCTGTACTGGGACTTCCTCGACCGCAACGAGGAGCGATTGCGGTCGAACCACCGCATGGGGCTCGTCTACAGTCACCTCGACGACAAGGACGACGACGAGCGGGAGGCGATTCGCGAGCGGGCCGACCGGGTTCGGACGATGGCCACACGAGGGGATCTGTAG
- a CDS encoding ABC1 kinase family protein, translating into MSDSESGGHGYDQRGEARPTGLRVTLRALWRTVVIVWQFVPLVLAWARDRRRFVLFGRSRSVPAAERTRRARELKTTFVDLGPAFIKLGQMLSTRPDAIPQEYVDVLAELQDRVPPDDWGDIRQVIEAELGPVDEQFEDFDTTPISGASLGQVYVAECDGETVAVKVLRPGIRQRVESDLRVLRALTPILTSGAPPGQAYTLENLAEEFAATIRREMDYGHEARMLREIGANFADRDDVVIPSVLPSRTTDRVLTMTYVDGVKIDDVDRLDELGIDRRALVRRLEEVYIQMIVEDGVFHADPHPGNLAVQPDGALVFYDFGMTGHLGARTRAQLMEFYVALATDDVDRVMDAFVAMGALDPQANRDVMREAFGIVIEQFRGEDISQYRIEELVGQFEEQLYEFPMRLPQDLALVVRVTTVLEGVCRSLDPEFDFIDIITEYVMEQGAADAGTAVREEVQTAATATARAIIHTPPSLESTLDTASREGLPVRALLADSDGLTTLMARRLLLGIVVSAGVPVVAFFYTRGDPLALGTAVTVAAIAAVVLLVSFRRRRGPRLSQPQFTRHQLRQRGTDPDE; encoded by the coding sequence GTGAGCGACTCCGAGAGCGGGGGTCACGGGTACGACCAGCGCGGCGAGGCGCGGCCGACCGGCCTCCGGGTCACCCTGCGCGCCCTCTGGCGGACGGTGGTCATCGTCTGGCAGTTCGTCCCCCTGGTGCTGGCCTGGGCCCGGGACAGACGCCGGTTCGTCCTCTTTGGCCGGTCGCGCTCCGTGCCGGCGGCCGAGCGGACGCGGCGAGCCCGAGAGCTCAAGACGACGTTCGTCGACCTCGGGCCGGCCTTCATCAAGCTCGGCCAGATGCTCTCGACCCGGCCGGACGCAATCCCACAGGAGTACGTCGACGTCCTCGCGGAACTGCAGGACCGCGTCCCGCCGGACGACTGGGGCGACATCCGGCAGGTCATCGAGGCGGAACTGGGCCCCGTCGACGAGCAGTTCGAGGACTTCGACACGACGCCCATCAGCGGCGCCTCGCTCGGCCAGGTGTACGTCGCCGAGTGCGACGGCGAGACGGTCGCCGTGAAGGTCCTCCGGCCCGGGATCCGCCAGCGGGTCGAATCCGACCTCCGGGTCCTGCGCGCGCTGACGCCGATTCTGACCAGCGGCGCCCCGCCAGGCCAGGCATACACCCTGGAGAACCTCGCCGAGGAGTTCGCGGCGACCATCCGCCGGGAGATGGACTACGGCCACGAGGCGCGGATGCTCCGGGAGATCGGTGCGAACTTCGCGGACAGGGACGACGTGGTGATACCGTCGGTCCTGCCGTCACGGACCACCGACCGCGTCCTCACGATGACCTACGTCGACGGCGTGAAGATAGACGACGTCGACCGACTCGACGAACTCGGCATCGACCGGCGGGCACTGGTACGTCGGCTGGAGGAGGTCTACATCCAGATGATAGTCGAGGACGGCGTCTTCCACGCGGACCCGCACCCGGGGAACCTCGCGGTCCAGCCCGATGGGGCGCTCGTCTTCTACGACTTCGGGATGACCGGCCACCTGGGTGCCCGGACCCGGGCGCAGCTGATGGAGTTCTACGTCGCGCTGGCGACAGACGACGTCGATCGGGTGATGGACGCCTTCGTCGCCATGGGGGCGCTGGACCCGCAGGCGAACCGCGACGTGATGCGCGAGGCCTTCGGGATCGTCATCGAGCAGTTCCGCGGTGAGGACATCAGCCAGTACCGCATCGAGGAACTCGTCGGCCAGTTCGAAGAGCAGTTGTACGAGTTCCCCATGCGACTCCCGCAGGACCTCGCGCTCGTGGTGCGCGTGACGACCGTCCTCGAGGGGGTCTGCCGGTCGCTCGACCCCGAGTTCGACTTCATCGACATCATCACCGAGTACGTGATGGAACAGGGCGCGGCCGACGCAGGCACGGCCGTCCGGGAGGAGGTCCAGACAGCCGCGACGGCCACCGCCCGGGCGATAATCCACACGCCGCCGTCGCTCGAGTCGACCCTGGACACCGCCAGCAGGGAGGGGCTGCCCGTCCGGGCGCTGCTCGCCGACAGCGACGGCCTGACGACGCTGATGGCGCGCCGACTCCTGCTCGGAATCGTCGTGAGCGCCGGCGTGCCCGTCGTGGCGTTCTTCTACACCCGTGGTGACCCCCTCGCCCTCGGGACAGCCGTGACAGTGGCGGCCATCGCCGCAGTCGTACTCCTCGTCTCGTTTCGGCGGCGGCGTGGCCCGCGCCTGTCCCAGCCCCAGTTCACCCGCCACCAGCTCCGCCAGCGGGGGACCGACCCCGACGAGTGA
- a CDS encoding TMEM165/GDT1 family protein: MSEVTWLGVVAIAAGAQLAVLPGEKVQFIIAGLSTRFHPAMVVAAAGSAFAGWTVVEVWVGRRVTELLPGVYLDALTALLFVAFAVLLVRSAPPEGAPDTSTQSGFTTDGGELEVRVPLLGVRVPNRLGGFLPIFAMMAFGEFGDKTQTITILLATQYPSFPTAIWTGEMLAIIPVSIANALFFHRFSHAFDLRKAHFVGAVIFLFFAADFALSVTVGVSVWETGVEVASSLVPV; this comes from the coding sequence ATGAGCGAGGTGACCTGGCTCGGCGTGGTCGCCATCGCGGCGGGGGCCCAGCTGGCGGTCCTCCCCGGCGAGAAGGTCCAGTTCATCATCGCGGGGCTCTCGACGCGGTTCCACCCGGCGATGGTCGTCGCCGCCGCCGGGAGTGCCTTCGCGGGCTGGACCGTCGTCGAGGTCTGGGTCGGCCGGCGCGTCACCGAGCTGCTACCCGGCGTCTACCTCGACGCACTCACCGCACTGCTGTTCGTGGCCTTCGCCGTCCTGCTCGTGCGGTCGGCACCGCCGGAGGGCGCACCCGACACCAGCACCCAGTCCGGGTTCACCACGGACGGTGGCGAGCTGGAGGTCCGCGTCCCCCTCCTCGGTGTTCGCGTCCCGAACAGGCTGGGTGGGTTCCTCCCCATCTTCGCCATGATGGCCTTCGGCGAGTTCGGGGACAAGACCCAGACTATCACCATCTTGCTCGCGACCCAGTATCCGTCCTTCCCCACAGCCATCTGGACCGGCGAGATGCTGGCCATCATCCCGGTGAGCATCGCGAACGCGCTGTTCTTCCATCGCTTCTCACACGCGTTCGACCTCCGGAAGGCACACTTCGTCGGCGCGGTGATATTCCTGTTTTTCGCCGCCGACTTCGCGCTCTCGGTGACCGTCGGCGTCTCCGTCTGGGAGACCGGGGTCGAGGTCGCCAGCAGCCTCGTGCCGGTGTGA
- a CDS encoding metal-dependent transcriptional regulator, with product MLSAKMEDYLKAIYTLERKDRGPVATSRLAEKLEVTPPTATSMIENLTDRGLVDREKYTGVTLTREGETVALEVIRHHRLIETFLSEELGYDWAEVHEEAEILEHHISEEFERRVADRLDQPVVDPHGDPIPNDALEPIDDAGESSLSDHGEGDHLEVVRVRDRDPEELTYLDREGITPGTRFTVEEIAPIGLMTVRIDGTGTVSLPDHITEAIQVRPLEEPRVESTVPGTDESTQS from the coding sequence ATGCTAAGCGCGAAGATGGAGGACTACCTGAAAGCCATCTACACCCTCGAACGGAAGGACCGAGGGCCGGTGGCCACCTCCAGACTCGCAGAGAAGCTCGAGGTCACGCCGCCGACGGCCACGAGCATGATCGAGAACCTGACAGACCGTGGCCTCGTCGACCGCGAGAAGTACACGGGCGTGACGCTGACCCGGGAGGGCGAGACGGTCGCGCTCGAGGTCATCCGCCACCACCGCCTCATCGAGACGTTCCTCAGCGAGGAACTCGGTTACGACTGGGCCGAGGTCCACGAGGAGGCCGAGATACTCGAACACCACATCAGCGAGGAGTTCGAGCGCCGTGTGGCTGACCGCCTCGACCAGCCCGTGGTCGACCCGCACGGCGACCCGATTCCCAACGACGCGCTCGAACCCATCGACGACGCAGGCGAGTCGTCGCTGTCGGACCACGGGGAGGGCGACCACCTCGAGGTGGTCCGGGTGCGGGACCGGGACCCGGAGGAACTCACCTACCTCGACCGGGAGGGCATCACGCCCGGGACCCGGTTCACCGTCGAGGAGATTGCGCCCATCGGGCTGATGACCGTCCGGATCGACGGGACGGGGACCGTCTCGCTCCCCGACCACATCACCGAGGCAATCCAGGTCCGCCCGCTCGAAGAGCCGCGCGTCGAATCGACCGTCCCCGGGACCGACGAATCCACCCAGTCATGA
- a CDS encoding MTH865 family protein: MVDKADLREQFVEAFEGADYPISSPMDLVPALPAGPSTKFESGEFSMTAMELNTKLDGEFPYESVDAFVDDVMESLENQDLI, encoded by the coding sequence ATGGTAGACAAAGCAGACCTCCGAGAGCAGTTCGTCGAGGCGTTCGAGGGTGCGGACTACCCCATATCCAGTCCGATGGACCTCGTCCCGGCCCTGCCGGCCGGCCCGTCGACGAAGTTCGAGTCGGGCGAGTTCTCGATGACGGCCATGGAACTGAACACGAAACTCGACGGTGAGTTCCCATACGAGAGCGTCGACGCGTTCGTCGACGACGTGATGGAGTCACTCGAGAACCAGGACCTCATCTGA
- a CDS encoding PQQ-dependent sugar dehydrogenase, whose translation MVTQRRRQFLRAGLLGLGGLAGCVGPGGPASSRTEPADDTGPSPPSPDESPDQSLASLELTGDPVADGFTAPVDVLAPRPDEYFVADQAGVVTRIGPEGESRPVLDVRDRMVSVSGYDERGLLGLALHPDYDGDGRLFVRYSAPRRPGTPENFSHTFVLAEFAVRDGSVDEGSERTVLEIPQPQSNHNAGAVTFGPDGYLYVAVGDGGAGGDRGRGHVDDWYDAVEGGNGQDVTENLLGSILRLDVDDAPSGEPYGIPDDNPLAGESGLDEHYAWGFRNPWRFSFGPDGRFFVADVGQSEFEEVNLVERGGNYGWNVREATHCFDASDCPTETADGRPLADPIIEYPHGGSDVSGVSVIGGYLYDGASIPALDGRYVFADWRANGRLFVASERDRDRWPVRAVPIVGEDVGQNVLAFGRTTAGELLACTTERGGVSGESGVVHQIRER comes from the coding sequence ATGGTCACACAGCGCCGACGGCAGTTCCTCCGCGCGGGCCTGCTCGGACTCGGCGGGCTCGCAGGGTGCGTGGGTCCGGGTGGGCCCGCATCCTCGCGCACCGAACCGGCCGACGACACCGGACCGTCGCCACCGTCCCCGGACGAGTCGCCCGACCAGTCGCTCGCCTCGCTCGAACTCACCGGGGACCCGGTAGCGGACGGGTTTACTGCACCCGTCGACGTCCTCGCGCCCCGGCCGGACGAGTACTTCGTCGCCGACCAGGCCGGTGTCGTCACTCGCATCGGTCCCGAAGGGGAGTCACGCCCCGTCCTCGACGTTCGGGACCGTATGGTGTCCGTCAGCGGGTACGACGAACGAGGTCTGCTCGGCCTGGCGCTGCACCCCGATTACGACGGCGACGGCCGCCTGTTTGTCAGGTACAGCGCTCCACGGCGACCGGGGACGCCCGAGAACTTCTCGCACACGTTCGTGCTGGCCGAGTTCGCGGTCCGCGACGGCAGCGTCGACGAGGGGAGCGAGCGGACCGTCCTGGAGATCCCACAGCCACAGTCGAACCACAACGCCGGCGCCGTCACGTTCGGGCCGGACGGGTACCTCTACGTGGCCGTCGGTGACGGCGGTGCCGGCGGTGACCGGGGACGGGGCCACGTCGACGACTGGTACGACGCCGTCGAGGGCGGCAACGGCCAGGACGTCACCGAGAACCTCCTCGGGAGTATCCTCAGACTCGACGTGGACGACGCGCCCAGCGGCGAGCCCTACGGGATTCCGGACGACAACCCGCTGGCCGGCGAGTCCGGGCTCGACGAACACTACGCCTGGGGCTTTCGCAACCCCTGGCGCTTCTCCTTTGGTCCCGACGGGCGATTCTTCGTCGCCGACGTCGGGCAAAGCGAGTTCGAGGAGGTGAACCTCGTCGAACGGGGCGGGAACTACGGGTGGAACGTCCGCGAGGCGACACACTGTTTCGATGCGTCGGACTGTCCGACCGAGACGGCCGACGGCCGGCCGCTCGCCGATCCGATCATCGAGTACCCCCACGGCGGGAGCGACGTCTCGGGCGTCTCCGTCATCGGCGGGTACCTCTACGACGGCGCGTCGATTCCGGCCCTCGACGGCCGGTACGTCTTCGCCGACTGGCGGGCGAACGGTCGCCTGTTCGTCGCGAGCGAACGCGACCGCGACCGCTGGCCCGTCCGTGCCGTCCCCATCGTCGGCGAGGACGTGGGCCAGAACGTGCTCGCGTTCGGGCGGACGACGGCGGGGGAACTGCTCGCCTGTACCACGGAACGCGGGGGCGTGAGCGGCGAGAGCGGCGTCGTCCACCAGATTCGGGAGCGCTGA
- a CDS encoding metal-dependent hydrolase — MATTHALVGVAVASVVAVTNPEYAGVAMVGAFAGGVFPDLDLYVGHRKTLHYPTYYWVLVGGAALVVAVASTPVTVGVGFFLLGAALHSTMDIFGGGLELRPWEAGSERAVYDHFRGRWHPPRRWIRYDGSPEDALVASAVAIPALTVTDGPVATLVAGAVLVSVTYALVRRQIPVLTEHALRFVPTPLYAYLPDRFVEG, encoded by the coding sequence ATGGCAACGACCCACGCGCTCGTCGGGGTGGCCGTCGCGTCCGTCGTCGCGGTCACCAACCCGGAGTACGCCGGTGTCGCGATGGTGGGGGCGTTCGCCGGCGGGGTGTTCCCCGACCTGGACCTCTACGTGGGCCACCGCAAGACGCTGCACTACCCGACGTACTACTGGGTACTCGTCGGCGGCGCGGCGCTGGTCGTGGCCGTCGCGAGTACGCCGGTCACCGTCGGGGTCGGGTTCTTCCTGCTGGGGGCGGCCCTGCACTCGACGATGGATATCTTCGGCGGGGGCCTCGAGTTGCGACCCTGGGAAGCGGGATCGGAACGTGCGGTGTACGACCACTTCCGGGGGCGCTGGCACCCCCCTCGCCGGTGGATTCGCTACGACGGGTCGCCGGAGGACGCCCTCGTCGCCTCGGCCGTCGCGATACCTGCACTCACCGTGACGGACGGGCCGGTGGCGACGCTCGTCGCGGGGGCGGTGCTGGTCTCGGTGACCTATGCGCTGGTCCGCCGGCAGATACCGGTGCTGACGGAGCACGCGCTCCGGTTCGTCCCTACGCCGCTGTACGCCTACCTTCCAGACCGGTTCGTCGAGGGATGA
- a CDS encoding DJ-1/PfpI family protein encodes MSNDILMIVGDFGEDAEIMVPFQALQMVGHDVHAVCPDKEAGEKIKTAIHDFRGDQTYMEARGHDFELNATMADIDPSDYDALVVPGGRAPEYLRTHEEVIDAVQHFFEADKPVAALCHGPQILAAAGVLDGYEATSYPACRPECEAAGCSWVDGVVRDRNLVTGQAWPDHPEWLAEFMTLMGDEVTHGDAAVPADD; translated from the coding sequence ATGAGCAACGACATCCTGATGATAGTCGGCGATTTCGGCGAGGACGCCGAGATAATGGTCCCGTTCCAGGCGCTGCAGATGGTCGGTCACGACGTCCACGCGGTCTGTCCGGACAAGGAGGCCGGCGAGAAGATCAAGACGGCGATACACGACTTCCGTGGCGACCAGACGTACATGGAAGCGCGGGGCCACGACTTCGAGCTGAACGCGACGATGGCCGATATCGACCCCAGCGACTACGACGCGCTGGTCGTCCCCGGCGGCCGCGCCCCGGAGTACCTGCGGACACACGAGGAGGTCATCGACGCGGTCCAGCACTTCTTCGAGGCGGATAAGCCCGTCGCGGCGCTGTGTCACGGCCCACAGATACTCGCCGCGGCAGGGGTCCTCGACGGCTACGAGGCGACGTCCTATCCGGCCTGTCGCCCGGAGTGTGAAGCCGCCGGCTGCTCGTGGGTCGACGGCGTCGTCCGCGACCGGAACCTCGTGACCGGACAGGCCTGGCCGGACCACCCCGAGTGGCTCGCGGAGTTCATGACGCTCATGGGCGACGAGGTCACCCACGGCGACGCGGCAGTGCCGGCCGACGACTGA
- a CDS encoding HAD-IIA family hydrolase: MTYGGVILDLDGTVYRGDTLLPGVSDAIDEIRRRGADVCFFSNNPLHDGTEYVERLGALGVDARPGEACSSVVVTCEYLDSRHAGDRVFVVGSEPLRAHVRATSVDVVSDPAAADVLLASWTDSFHYRDLVASLRAVDENTAFLGTDPDRTFPDEAGRATPGSGAIINAIAGVVDRDPDAILGKPSQVAVDAALDRVGCPPEECLVVGDRLDTDIAMGERTGMTTALVTTGVTDEAELARSDVRPDYVLDSLADVGRLFEEPPEGKRI; the protein is encoded by the coding sequence ATGACATACGGGGGCGTAATTCTTGACCTGGACGGCACCGTCTATCGCGGCGACACCCTCCTGCCGGGCGTCTCCGACGCCATCGACGAGATACGGCGTCGGGGGGCCGACGTCTGTTTCTTCTCGAACAACCCGCTCCACGACGGCACCGAGTACGTCGAGCGCCTCGGTGCGCTCGGCGTCGACGCCCGGCCGGGCGAAGCCTGCTCGTCGGTGGTCGTCACCTGCGAGTACCTCGACTCGCGTCACGCCGGCGACCGGGTGTTCGTCGTGGGCAGCGAGCCGCTCCGGGCACACGTCCGTGCGACGTCGGTCGACGTCGTCTCGGACCCGGCGGCGGCCGACGTGCTGCTGGCCTCGTGGACGGACTCGTTTCACTACCGCGACCTGGTGGCGTCGCTCCGTGCCGTCGACGAGAACACGGCGTTCCTCGGGACGGACCCGGACCGGACGTTCCCCGACGAAGCGGGCCGGGCCACCCCCGGTTCGGGCGCCATCATCAACGCCATCGCCGGCGTCGTCGACCGGGACCCGGACGCCATCCTGGGGAAGCCCTCACAGGTGGCCGTCGACGCGGCCCTCGACCGGGTCGGCTGTCCGCCCGAGGAGTGCCTGGTGGTCGGGGACCGTCTCGACACGGACATCGCCATGGGGGAACGGACCGGGATGACGACGGCGCTTGTCACGACGGGCGTCACCGACGAGGCTGAACTCGCCCGCAGCGACGTCCGACCCGACTACGTCCTCGACTCGCTCGCCGACGTGGGACGGCTCTTCGAGGAGCCGCCGGAAGGGAAACGTATCTGA
- a CDS encoding DUF2071 domain-containing protein produces MVSVTPLRTTLDDVCFCHWPVAPEVLTPLVPDWLTVEAVDGDAWVSAVAHTVERVRSFGVDLTRPAAAVNLRTYVRGPTDQRGVYFLGLYTEDRFTRETASRLLGLPYRRGRLAVRHGPDGSTHRTLDVDDRRALDVEYVPADSDGATAPPDSLAGFLVERERYFATGPAGTRLAGSVGHDPWRLVPVEASVGSAPLELVGLGGPVADPLVHYSPGIEVALAPPTPLVGSRRR; encoded by the coding sequence GTGGTCTCGGTCACCCCGCTTCGGACGACACTCGACGACGTGTGCTTCTGTCACTGGCCGGTCGCTCCCGAAGTCCTGACCCCGCTGGTGCCCGACTGGCTCACCGTCGAGGCCGTCGACGGCGACGCGTGGGTCTCGGCGGTCGCACACACGGTCGAACGCGTCCGGTCGTTCGGCGTCGACCTGACGCGCCCGGCCGCTGCCGTGAACCTGCGGACGTACGTCCGGGGGCCGACCGACCAGCGCGGCGTCTACTTCCTGGGCCTGTACACCGAGGACCGGTTCACCCGGGAGACGGCCAGCCGCCTGCTCGGTCTCCCCTACCGCCGTGGACGCCTCGCTGTTCGCCACGGACCCGACGGCTCGACCCACCGGACGCTGGACGTGGACGACCGTCGGGCGCTGGACGTCGAGTACGTGCCCGCCGATAGCGACGGGGCGACGGCACCGCCCGATTCGCTTGCGGGCTTTCTCGTCGAGCGGGAGCGCTACTTCGCGACGGGGCCCGCCGGGACCCGTCTCGCCGGGAGTGTCGGCCACGACCCCTGGCGACTCGTCCCGGTGGAGGCGTCGGTCGGAAGCGCGCCGCTCGAACTGGTCGGGCTCGGTGGTCCCGTCGCCGACCCGCTGGTTCACTACAGCCCCGGCATCGAGGTCGCCCTGGCGCCGCCGACGCCGCTGGTCGGGTCCCGGCGTCGCTGA
- a CDS encoding YqjF family protein — MDILRMRWRDVGFLHWPVDPSVVAETLPDPMTVDTYDGDAYLGVVPFRMADIRPRGSPIGRSFGELNLRTYVRADGTPGVYFYNLDADDSLSVRLARRLFMLPYYSASMGVESRDGRVRFQSERPGTDGSTARFDVTYQGDGAPSTPDAHSLEQFLVERYRFYASAENGQVYYADIDHAPWPLEAGTADVRRNELFDVNGFEYPDGEPLVHYSEGIDVTAGVLHRFEARALD; from the coding sequence ATGGACATCCTCCGGATGCGCTGGCGGGACGTGGGGTTCCTCCACTGGCCGGTCGACCCGTCCGTCGTCGCCGAGACTCTTCCCGACCCGATGACGGTCGACACCTACGACGGCGACGCGTACCTTGGCGTCGTTCCCTTCCGGATGGCCGACATCAGACCCCGGGGGAGCCCGATCGGCCGCTCGTTCGGCGAGTTGAACCTGCGGACCTACGTCCGCGCCGACGGGACTCCCGGGGTATACTTCTACAACCTGGACGCCGACGACTCGCTCAGCGTCCGCCTCGCCCGCCGACTGTTCATGTTGCCGTACTACTCGGCGTCGATGGGCGTCGAGTCCCGCGACGGCCGAGTGAGGTTCCAAAGCGAGCGGCCCGGGACGGACGGGTCGACGGCGCGGTTCGACGTGACCTACCAGGGTGACGGAGCGCCGTCGACACCCGACGCACACTCGCTGGAGCAGTTCCTCGTCGAACGGTACCGGTTCTACGCCAGCGCGGAGAACGGACAGGTCTACTACGCCGACATCGACCACGCCCCGTGGCCGCTGGAGGCCGGGACGGCCGACGTCCGCCGGAACGAGCTCTTCGACGTCAACGGGTTCGAGTACCCGGACGGCGAACCGCTCGTCCACTACAGCGAGGGGATCGACGTGACCGCCGGCGTGCTCCACCGGTTCGAGGCCCGGGCGCTAGACTGA
- a CDS encoding macro domain-containing protein, protein MDFEVIQGDIAAQSADVLVNAANTSLHMGSGVAGALKRAAGGGLDDEAVSKGPVELGGVATTDAYDLDAEYVIHAAAMPPGGSSTADSIRDATRHALEEADALDCESMVLPALGCGIAGFDFESGVRIICETIAAFDPGSLENVRLIAYSDDDYERIRRVADEGRTA, encoded by the coding sequence ATGGACTTCGAGGTCATCCAGGGCGACATCGCCGCCCAGTCGGCGGACGTACTGGTCAACGCCGCGAACACGAGCCTCCACATGGGGTCGGGGGTCGCCGGGGCGCTCAAACGGGCGGCCGGCGGGGGGTTGGACGACGAAGCCGTCTCGAAGGGACCGGTCGAGCTCGGCGGCGTCGCGACGACGGACGCGTACGACCTGGACGCCGAGTACGTGATCCACGCAGCGGCGATGCCCCCGGGCGGGTCCTCGACGGCCGACAGCATCCGCGACGCCACACGGCACGCCCTCGAAGAGGCCGACGCGCTGGACTGTGAATCGATGGTCCTCCCGGCGCTCGGGTGCGGCATCGCCGGGTTCGACTTCGAGTCGGGCGTCCGCATCATCTGTGAGACCATCGCGGCGTTCGACCCCGGCTCGCTCGAGAACGTCCGTCTCATCGCCTACTCCGACGACGACTACGAGCGCATCCGGCGTGTGGCAGACGAGGGACGCACGGCGTGA
- a CDS encoding DUF7522 family protein, whose protein sequence is MYSVPFSTGIDTTFADSLISAARTTLGDTLRSVIYFTERDMDLLYVRKDLYETQQGAMEAKSRLVEFERIGFDEAPVRSVLSVPGDPSSIGTYEFTVRVHDDGYVIRFLGDGIGVLLTTDEMEVEAFQDAAKAVTELLEEAAD, encoded by the coding sequence ATGTATTCTGTCCCGTTCAGCACCGGCATCGACACCACGTTCGCCGACAGCCTCATCAGCGCCGCCCGGACGACGCTGGGCGACACGCTCCGCAGCGTCATCTACTTCACAGAGCGGGACATGGACCTGCTTTACGTCCGCAAGGACCTCTACGAGACCCAGCAGGGCGCGATGGAGGCCAAGTCGCGACTGGTCGAGTTCGAACGCATCGGCTTCGACGAGGCGCCGGTCCGATCGGTGCTCTCCGTCCCGGGCGACCCCTCAAGCATCGGGACCTACGAGTTCACCGTACGGGTCCACGACGACGGCTACGTCATCCGCTTCCTCGGTGACGGCATCGGCGTCCTCCTGACGACAGACGAGATGGAGGTCGAGGCCTTCCAGGACGCCGCGAAGGCCGTGACGGAACTCCTCGAGGAAGCGGCCGACTGA